The DNA sequence GATATATTATAACCGCCGCGTATAATACTAACAAACGCGGCGGTAAATTATATGAATGATTGGTAAAGAAACAGCCGTCCTATAGAAAGTAAGTTTCTTTCCTAATTAGCTGGCTGTTTGTATTGTAGGTGGCATTGTGTAAGTCTAATAAAATGATTTTTCAGTAAATGTGGTGACGTAATGAAATTTTTAAAAACTCTCTTTAACTTAGCATTGGTAGTATTTTTTGTAACTTCTGCAGCTGAAGCAAGGTGGAGTAAGTATGAAGATGCTTCTATTGAGTATAAGTTTTCTAATGTTAACATTAATGTTAATAAAGATGGTACCTACGAAACGGAAGTAGAACTTCAAGCAAAAATACTCAAGGAGTCTGGGCGTGATAGATTTTCCCTGTATAGTTTAATCTACAATGATGATAGTGCAGATTTGACTGTTTTAGAAGCTAAAACAGCTTATAACGGAGAGGAATATATAGTCACTGAAGACATGATAGAGGATAAACCGCTAGCTAGTCCTAGTAAAGGCTTCGATCAGTTAAGGCAAGTAACTATATCGTTTCCTAAAATAGAAATTGGTACAGAAGTATATTTAAGGTATAAACAAGTTAACAAAAAGGTTCCTATTGATAACTTTTATGGTCGTACTTTTAACTATTGGGGAAATTATTTACAAGCAGACAATACTAAAATCAATTCTGAATTACCCCTGGAGATTAAAGTTAATGATCCAAGAGAAGTATTAGAAATCGCTGAGGAAAAAAATGATGATATACACTCTATAAGCATTGCTCTGAAGAAAGCAGTTTATGAAAACACAACAAATGAACCACATAATGGAATATTGAATATTAAACACAACACTTGGGTATCACTTTCAAGCCTATCTAAATGGGAGGATTTAGCTAAAAAGTTAGCTCCTGGTTATCATAGCGTCATTAACCAGCCACTTCCTGCAACTTTTAAAGCTATAGCAGAATCTGCTACCAGTGAGAGTACTGATGAAGATAAGATCAATGCTGTTACTTCTTTATTGAATGAAAAAGTTCAGTACATGGGAGACTGGCGTACAGTGTCAGGAAAATTTTTTCCGAGAGATTTGGAGAAAATTGCTGATTCTCAAGTTGGGGATTGCAAAGACTTTTCTGCTAGCACGGCTGCTATTTTGCAAAAATTTGGTTATAAAGTTCAACCTATTTTAGTTATGAGAGGAACTACTAGCATTTCGAATTTTGAAGCAGCGTTACCCAATATGGGTAATTTTAATCATGTGATGCTCAAAGTAACAAATAAAGGTGGAAAAATATATTGGATTGATCCAACTAATACCGTCAGTATGGCACAGGGTATTTTTCCAGACATTGCTGATAGGAACGCTCTAGTACTCGATTCTGAGGAAGCGGATTACATAAAAATTCCTGCTGTACAAGGTGAAAATTCAAAAGTGATATCCCATAGTGAATTAACTATAGAAGATAATGTTGTAAATGAATATGGCCAGCTTATCGTGCAAGGGGAAGCAGCTCTAGGCTTAACAGGTGTTGGATTATATTATTCAGATGAGCAATTAAGAGATTCTGTTTTTCGTATGATTAGTGGAGTATATCTTGATGAAGAAGAAAAGAAGTTCTTAGAATTGCCTGACCTTACTTCGCGTAATGTAGAGGATCTTATAATTAAGTATGAATTTCAGAAAAAAAATAAGGTTTTTAAGACAAATCTAGGGCCTGCTTTAAATTTAGGAGACAATTGGCTTAATGATGTTGTGAATACAGCTTCTGACCAAGTATCAGACCTTTTTATCGGTGTACCTAAAACTAAGGAAAGCCATATGATAATAAAAAATATCAAAATTAAAAATTGTGAAAGTTTGAATTTTGAAATAGATTCTCCTTGGTTATATGTAAATAGATCATGTAAATATCAAAATGACGGAACTGAATTTAGCAATGTAATAGCTATAAAGAAAAGTTTTATTACTAATGAAGAATTAAAGACTGCTGAGTATAAAAACTTAAAAAGCGAGTTGGAGAATAATTTTTCTAGAGCTTCTATAATAATAAGTGAATGAGTTGTGCTGGGGAAAACACTTCTTAAAAGGCTTAAAATTTTTAAAATATGTACAACAACTTACGCGACTTCATCAAAGCCTTAGAAGAGAAAAAAGATCTAATTAGGATTAAAAAGGAAGTTTCAACAGTTCTGGAAATGACAGAAATTCATCGCAGAGTCTTGTCAAACAAAGGACCAGCTATCATCTTTGAAAACGTTGTCACAGAAAACGGCAAAAACTCGATTCCAGTTCTGGTGAATTTATTTGGTACTATTGAGAGAATTGCATTGGGACTTGCTGGTGAGCTAAGAGATTTAGGTAAACTTCTAGCATTTTTGCGATCACCTGAGCCACCCAAAACCTTCAAGGATGCTGTGAAGATGTTTCCTTTGCTGAAAGTTGTATTGTCAATGCGAAGCAAAGTTGTGAGCAAAGCTCCATGTCAAGAGGTGGTGCTGACTGGGGATAAGGTTGACTTAGGTCTGCTGCCTATTCAGACATGCTGGCCAAATGAGCCTGCACCGCTTATCACCTGGCCGCTTGTGGTCACAAAAGGACCAACAGCAGACAAGCAAGATAACTTTAATCTTGGAATATATCGTATGCAGGTCGTGGATAAAAAAACGACTTTAATGCGCTGGCTTGCACATCGTGGTGGTGCAGGTCACCATAAACGATGGAAAGAGAGCGGGCAAAATGTGAAATTTCCTGCTGCTGCTGTGATTGGTAGTGATCCTGCAACAATTATTGCTGCGGTAACTCCGGTGCCAGAAACATTGTCGGAATACCAATTTGCTGGGCTGCTGCGCAAAAAGCCTCTTGAGCTTGTAAATTGTAGAACTATTCCCCTTCAGGTTCCAGCTCACGCAGAGATCGTTTTGGAAGGCTATATGAGTTTGGATAGGTATCAAGATGAAGGGCCATACGGAGACCATACCGGTTACTATAATTCTGTTGAGCAATTTCCTGAATTTAATATTACTGCAATTACAATGCGCAAAACCCCGATTTATCTCAGCACTTTCACTGGCAAGCCACCTGATGAACCATCAATTCTTGGTGAAGCGCTCAATGAAATTTTTGTACCAATTCTTGTCAATCAATTTCCAGAGATAGTGGACTTTTACCTGCCTCCAGAAGGTTGCTCATATAGAATAGCGATAGTGTCGATAAAAAAATCTTATCCTGGACACGCAAAAAGAATTGTTATGGGTATACTCTCTTTTCTCAAGCAATTTTTATACACGAAATTTATTATAGTTGTTGATGATGATATAAATATACGTGATTGGAAGGAAGTGATGTGGTCAATGTCAACAAGAATGGACCCTGTGCGTGATACAATCATGATAGAGAATGCCCCTATTGATTATTTAGATTTTGCCTCTCCTGAAAGCGGACTTGGAGGTAAAATAGGGTTTGATGCAACAAACAAACTTCCACCTGAAACCAAACGAGAGTGGGGAAGAAAAATTAAAATGGATGAAGAAATAGTAAAAAAAGTTACAGAGAAGTGGGGAGAATATGGATTGACAGGTGATTAAACTATGATGTAGACTACCGCCGTGTATTTAGGTGTGGTTTGTGAGGCTTTTGTATCTTCTATTTTTGTTAGCATGTTTTTCTCTGTATTACCATGCGGGTCCTATATTCTCGCCTTGCCCAAAAGCTACAGTTTGTTTCTCACCTGAAGAAGACTGCGCTGTACCGATAATCAGCGAGATAGACCAATCTAAAGAGTCTATCTTAGTTCAAGAATATACATTTACTCTTGGAACAGTTGCAAAATCTTTGATTAACGCAAAGAGCGTGGTGTTGATGTTAAAGTCGTCTTAGATAAATCACAACTCCACTCAAATATAGTGTTATAAGTGAACTGTTTTCAAATGGAATACCTATTTGGATCGATAATAAGCCAAAAATCGCCCATAATAAGGTAATAGTTATTGATAATCAAAAGGAGAGTAGATCAGCAGAACTTCCCCACCAGTCTCTCGCAGAACTGTACGGAAAGTAGAGTGGGCAGCCAGCGAGTTACTTGTTAAGTACTTTTCCAACAACCCCTCTCCGAATCACGCATCCGTATCACGTGGCTCTCCAATAATCTAACGTTTTAAGGAGTCACCATCATATTTTCCATATTGGATTTTCTTATGGCATTCATGACAAACAACAAGAGTCTTCCTCTGTCGTTCAATCATTCTCTTTTTCCATTTCGGTAGCTCAGTATTACGTTTACCTAGCAAATCAGCAAGTTTACGTACGTGATGTACTTCAATCTGCTCTTGTGATTTACATAATTCACAAGTTTGTGCCAATAGTCTTTGCTCTATTTCACTACGCTTATTCCATATTGGTATAAGGTTGTCACTTATGCTTACCCATTTATTCCATTTTAGTGGTACAGCACCAAAGTGTGTAATTAATGGTATCTTTGATGATAAACGATCTACTCTGATTTGGATGACTTTTCGTTTTTCACCTTCATCGTTTTCAATCATCGCACCAAATTTTCTATAAATTTTCCTGCAAGTTGTTTTGTATTTAGATGCTAAAGTCTTTACTAATGATACTTCCATCACATACTTCAAATAACTTAGTGTGTGAAGGTTGTAGGCCATTTTGTAATATTGTACAATTCCTCGATATTCAGTTTGATACTGAGCAACAATACTGTAAGCTGTATCAAGTGTACGTTGAGGTAAATGTATAGGCTTTCCACAACGCATATATTCAGAACACTTTTTCTGCTTTATATGATGTGGTACACGTAACCCAATACTACCGTTAATACATCGTTGTGTC is a window from the Wolbachia endosymbiont of Armadillidium arcangelii genome containing:
- a CDS encoding DUF3857 domain-containing protein gives rise to the protein MKFLKTLFNLALVVFFVTSAAEARWSKYEDASIEYKFSNVNINVNKDGTYETEVELQAKILKESGRDRFSLYSLIYNDDSADLTVLEAKTAYNGEEYIVTEDMIEDKPLASPSKGFDQLRQVTISFPKIEIGTEVYLRYKQVNKKVPIDNFYGRTFNYWGNYLQADNTKINSELPLEIKVNDPREVLEIAEEKNDDIHSISIALKKAVYENTTNEPHNGILNIKHNTWVSLSSLSKWEDLAKKLAPGYHSVINQPLPATFKAIAESATSESTDEDKINAVTSLLNEKVQYMGDWRTVSGKFFPRDLEKIADSQVGDCKDFSASTAAILQKFGYKVQPILVMRGTTSISNFEAALPNMGNFNHVMLKVTNKGGKIYWIDPTNTVSMAQGIFPDIADRNALVLDSEEADYIKIPAVQGENSKVISHSELTIEDNVVNEYGQLIVQGEAALGLTGVGLYYSDEQLRDSVFRMISGVYLDEEEKKFLELPDLTSRNVEDLIIKYEFQKKNKVFKTNLGPALNLGDNWLNDVVNTASDQVSDLFIGVPKTKESHMIIKNIKIKNCESLNFEIDSPWLYVNRSCKYQNDGTEFSNVIAIKKSFITNEELKTAEYKNLKSELENNFSRASIIISE
- a CDS encoding UbiD family decarboxylase gives rise to the protein MYNNLRDFIKALEEKKDLIRIKKEVSTVLEMTEIHRRVLSNKGPAIIFENVVTENGKNSIPVLVNLFGTIERIALGLAGELRDLGKLLAFLRSPEPPKTFKDAVKMFPLLKVVLSMRSKVVSKAPCQEVVLTGDKVDLGLLPIQTCWPNEPAPLITWPLVVTKGPTADKQDNFNLGIYRMQVVDKKTTLMRWLAHRGGAGHHKRWKESGQNVKFPAAAVIGSDPATIIAAVTPVPETLSEYQFAGLLRKKPLELVNCRTIPLQVPAHAEIVLEGYMSLDRYQDEGPYGDHTGYYNSVEQFPEFNITAITMRKTPIYLSTFTGKPPDEPSILGEALNEIFVPILVNQFPEIVDFYLPPEGCSYRIAIVSIKKSYPGHAKRIVMGILSFLKQFLYTKFIIVVDDDINIRDWKEVMWSMSTRMDPVRDTIMIENAPIDYLDFASPESGLGGKIGFDATNKLPPETKREWGRKIKMDEEIVKKVTEKWGEYGLTGD